One Methylocapsa sp. D3K7 DNA window includes the following coding sequences:
- a CDS encoding SGNH/GDSL hydrolase family protein, with amino-acid sequence MALAAGGYSSYRYILSYLHDEREMEERRNIELAINAVPVQPKLPFALIIGDSISVSYTLLVKLRLEGIVNVMRPMENCSSTLTIRENLDRWLGQTKWAVIHFNAGLHDLEHVQQENAAPGTQKMVPINKGPHWISLESYRANLDNIVKRLKQTNATLIFATTTPVPAGERNRAPEDVALYNQTALDVMRDNGVLIDDLYSVAVQSADRFQIPQDVHFFEAGSRILAEHVAASIKAALPIQTSPGQ; translated from the coding sequence ATGGCGCTCGCGGCGGGCGGGTATAGCTCCTATCGTTACATTCTGTCCTATTTGCATGATGAACGCGAGATGGAGGAGAGACGCAATATTGAATTGGCCATCAATGCCGTCCCTGTTCAACCCAAACTGCCATTCGCGCTTATTATCGGCGATAGCATCTCAGTATCTTATACTTTGCTTGTAAAACTGCGGCTGGAGGGCATCGTGAATGTGATGCGGCCCATGGAAAATTGCAGCAGCACCCTCACGATACGCGAGAATCTCGACCGCTGGCTTGGCCAAACCAAATGGGCTGTCATTCATTTCAACGCCGGCCTGCATGATTTGGAACATGTCCAGCAAGAAAACGCGGCTCCAGGAACGCAAAAAATGGTTCCTATCAACAAAGGCCCCCATTGGATTTCATTGGAGTCGTATCGCGCGAATCTCGATAACATCGTCAAGCGGCTTAAGCAGACCAACGCCACGCTGATATTCGCGACAACGACACCCGTTCCTGCTGGCGAGAGAAACCGCGCACCGGAAGATGTGGCTCTTTACAATCAAACCGCTCTAGACGTGATGCGAGACAATGGTGTGCTGATCGATGATCTTTATTCCGTAGCCGTGCAGTCTGCTGATCGATTTCAAATTCCGCAAGATGTCCATTTCTTTGAAGCAGGCAGTCGCATCCTCGCAGAGCATGTTGCCGCAAGCATCAAGGCAGCGTTGCCTATCCAGACGTCGCCCGGACAATAG
- the amoA gene encoding bacterial ammonia monooxygenase, subunit AmoA, with amino-acid sequence MTESIPASPGIEGGAGSNPPVAAPNVGAMGAVSGSPFTSRAEAAQAVKSADLLLVIALFLIMIGGYHVHFMLTAGDWDFWIDWKDRRFWPTVLPIMLITFVAAAQYFFWENFRLPFGATFVCLALLVGEWIDRYVSFWGWTFFPITLCWPTSIIPMALYIDIVLLLSKSFIVTAIVGSMGFSLLMYSNNWVILAPFHQASEQYGNLMSLADIIGFHYVRTSMPEYIRIIERGTMRTFGKDVVGVSSFFSGFVSIIVYFVWWYVGKMFSTVKYMAKI; translated from the coding sequence GTGACCGAATCGATCCCGGCATCGCCGGGAATCGAAGGCGGCGCCGGCTCAAACCCGCCCGTCGCCGCTCCTAACGTAGGCGCGATGGGTGCGGTATCGGGTTCGCCGTTTACGTCCCGCGCAGAAGCCGCGCAGGCCGTCAAGTCCGCCGATCTGCTGCTCGTGATCGCTCTGTTTCTGATCATGATCGGCGGCTACCATGTGCATTTCATGCTCACGGCAGGCGACTGGGACTTCTGGATCGATTGGAAAGACCGGCGCTTCTGGCCGACCGTGCTCCCAATCATGCTCATCACCTTCGTGGCCGCCGCCCAGTATTTCTTCTGGGAAAATTTCCGGCTGCCGTTTGGCGCGACCTTCGTCTGTCTCGCCCTGCTCGTCGGCGAATGGATTGATCGTTATGTCAGCTTCTGGGGTTGGACCTTCTTCCCGATCACTCTTTGCTGGCCGACCTCGATCATTCCAATGGCGCTGTATATCGACATTGTGTTGCTGTTGAGCAAGAGCTTCATTGTCACCGCGATTGTCGGATCGATGGGCTTCTCGCTGCTCATGTACTCGAACAATTGGGTAATCCTGGCTCCCTTCCATCAGGCAAGCGAGCAATATGGAAACCTGATGAGCTTGGCCGACATCATCGGCTTCCACTATGTTCGTACCTCGATGCCGGAATACATCAGAATTATCGAACGCGGCACGATGCGTACATTCGGTAAGGACGTCGTCGGTGTGTCGTCGTTCTTCTCCGGGTTCGTTTCGATCATCGTGTATTTCGTGTGGTGGTACGTCGGTAAGATGTTCTCCACTGTGAAATATATGGCGAAAATCTAA
- a CDS encoding alpha/beta fold hydrolase, with amino-acid sequence MDSVEQLLGARRRVIAAHGHEFEVFEAGEGGKLALLLHGFPQHAVSWRHQVPYLAGLGYRVWAVNQRGYGGTSRPRRREDYALDRLTEDVAGLIDAAGAFSVTLIGHDWGAFVAWIFAIRRIRLLERLVIINVPHPLCFRRELKTWAQRRKSWYIGFFQLPVLPELLLAAGEGRLLAATMRHDARNPEAFSNEVLDVYRTNVSAPGAATAMLNWYRAAGRDVMAATDLDALIETPTLVIWGEEDVALGLPCLDGTDLYVRDLRIERLPNVSHWAQEDAPQEVNRVLEEFL; translated from the coding sequence ATGGATTCGGTGGAGCAATTGCTGGGCGCACGCCGCCGCGTCATCGCGGCCCATGGACACGAATTTGAGGTCTTCGAGGCTGGGGAAGGCGGCAAGCTGGCGCTGCTGCTGCATGGGTTTCCGCAACATGCGGTAAGCTGGCGCCATCAAGTGCCTTATCTTGCCGGGCTCGGTTACAGAGTATGGGCCGTCAATCAACGCGGCTATGGCGGCACGAGCCGTCCGCGAAGGCGCGAGGATTACGCGCTGGATCGGCTGACGGAAGACGTCGCCGGGCTGATCGACGCGGCGGGGGCTTTCTCCGTAACGCTGATCGGTCATGACTGGGGCGCGTTCGTTGCCTGGATATTCGCCATCCGCCGCATCAGGCTGCTCGAGCGGCTTGTCATTATCAATGTGCCGCATCCCTTATGCTTCCGTCGCGAATTGAAGACATGGGCCCAGCGCCGCAAGTCTTGGTATATCGGTTTTTTCCAGCTGCCGGTGCTGCCCGAGTTGCTGCTCGCGGCAGGGGAAGGGCGCCTGCTTGCCGCCACGATGCGTCACGATGCGCGCAATCCCGAGGCTTTTTCAAACGAGGTGCTCGATGTCTATCGCACCAATGTGAGCGCGCCTGGCGCCGCGACAGCGATGCTGAACTGGTATCGCGCGGCGGGGCGGGATGTCATGGCCGCGACGGATCTTGACGCGCTGATCGAGACGCCAACTCTGGTCATCTGGGGCGAGGAGGACGTCGCGCTTGGTCTCCCATGCCTCGATGGGACCGATCTCTACGTCCGCGATCTGCGCATTGAACGGCTGCCCAATGTCTCGCATTGGGCGCAGGAGGACGCGCCGCAGGAAGTGAACCGCGTGCTCGAGGAGTTTTTGTGA
- a CDS encoding prephenate dehydratase, whose translation MTIRKIAYQGEPGANSHIACGNVYPDWQPLPCATFEDALAAIADGSAALGMIPIENSIAGRVADIHHLLPGSGLYIVGEYFLPIHFQLLGIKGTQHEAVTSVYSHVHALGQCRKFIREHGFAAHVSADTAGSAREVAEWGDFRRAAIATDLAAKIYNLDVLAANIEDESHNTTRFVVLSKTPRWAPLANGPVVTSFVFRVRNVPAALYKALGGFATNSVNMTKLESYMVEGEFTATQFLADVEAHPEEPPLARALEELAFFCKELKILGVYPAHTYRIESQARENGNPDSPSPAVV comes from the coding sequence ATGACTATCAGGAAAATCGCCTATCAAGGCGAACCAGGCGCCAATTCGCATATAGCTTGCGGCAATGTCTATCCAGATTGGCAACCCTTACCCTGCGCGACGTTCGAGGACGCGCTCGCGGCGATCGCCGATGGGTCGGCCGCCCTTGGCATGATTCCAATCGAAAATTCGATTGCTGGCAGAGTGGCTGACATCCACCATCTTTTGCCAGGTTCGGGCCTTTACATCGTTGGGGAATATTTTCTGCCGATCCATTTTCAACTGCTTGGTATCAAGGGCACGCAACATGAAGCCGTGACCTCAGTTTATAGCCATGTGCACGCGCTTGGCCAGTGCCGCAAATTCATCCGCGAACATGGGTTTGCCGCGCATGTGTCTGCCGACACGGCCGGGTCGGCGCGGGAGGTCGCGGAATGGGGAGATTTCCGCCGTGCGGCGATTGCGACGGACCTTGCCGCCAAAATCTATAACCTCGATGTCCTTGCCGCCAATATCGAGGATGAATCGCACAATACGACGCGCTTCGTTGTGCTTTCGAAAACACCGCGATGGGCGCCTCTTGCCAACGGGCCGGTTGTGACGAGTTTCGTCTTCCGAGTCCGCAATGTCCCGGCCGCGCTTTATAAGGCCCTTGGGGGCTTCGCCACCAACAGCGTCAATATGACGAAGCTGGAAAGCTATATGGTGGAAGGGGAATTCACCGCAACGCAATTTTTGGCGGATGTAGAAGCCCATCCCGAAGAGCCGCCGCTCGCGCGTGCCTTGGAGGAGTTGGCCTTTTTTTGCAAGGAGCTAAAGATTCTTGGCGTTTATCCGGCGCACACCTACCGGATCGAAAGCCAAGCGCGCGAGAACGGAAATCCAGACTCGCCTTCACCGGCTGTGGTGTAG
- a CDS encoding DedA family protein translates to MAGIAHFLGDLEPFVREWGAIAVLIILTGESLGLPLPGESLLVLASVLAGRGELSLPLLMLSAWMGAVLGDNIGYVIGQRLGRTLVLRYGAKIGINADRLNRVEAFFIRYGPFTVAFARFVNVLRQLNGIVAGMLKMDWKRFLVFNALGGALWVVVWTLAGFYLGTHVTDIHQITHDLEHTGAILGAGVFIAVLIFFLFQRLHHSR, encoded by the coding sequence ATGGCCGGGATCGCGCATTTTCTTGGAGATCTGGAACCCTTTGTCCGCGAGTGGGGCGCCATCGCGGTCTTGATCATATTGACAGGCGAGTCTCTGGGCCTTCCCCTGCCGGGCGAGTCCCTGCTTGTGCTTGCCTCAGTACTCGCGGGACGCGGAGAACTGTCGCTGCCACTTCTCATGCTGTCGGCATGGATGGGAGCGGTGCTTGGAGACAATATTGGGTATGTGATTGGACAGCGGCTTGGCCGCACACTCGTCCTGCGCTACGGAGCAAAGATCGGCATCAATGCGGATCGCCTTAACCGGGTCGAAGCATTTTTTATCCGGTACGGTCCTTTCACGGTCGCTTTTGCACGATTCGTCAATGTCCTACGTCAGCTGAACGGCATCGTGGCGGGCATGTTGAAAATGGATTGGAAACGATTCCTGGTCTTCAACGCGCTTGGAGGAGCTCTTTGGGTTGTGGTGTGGACATTGGCGGGATTTTATCTGGGTACCCATGTCACCGACATCCATCAGATCACCCATGATTTGGAACATACCGGAGCGATATTGGGCGCCGGAGTGTTTATCGCGGTGCTTATTTTCTTTCTGTTTCAGCGGCTACACCACAGCCGGTGA
- the tkt gene encoding transketolase produces the protein MANAIRALAMDAVEKAKSGHPGLPMGAADIATVLFTKVLKYDAGATDWPDRDRFVLSAGHGSMLLYALLYLTGEPSMTVDQLQHFRQLGSITPGHPEYHHTRGVETTTGPLGQGLATSVGMALAERMLNAEFGDIVNHHTYVLVSDGDLMEGISQEAIAIAGHLKLNRLIVFHDENHVSIDGPLSLADSVDQVKRFQACNWNAVRIDGHDPAAILRAIRKAQKSDLPTLIACKTIIGFGLPTRAGTSKAHSDAPGAEEIAGARRNLNWPYEPFVIPDPILAAWRKAGKRGRASRKAWLAALQTLPADSRGELERRWRGDLPATFGETVEDLKRKLAADPAAVATRKGSQAILEVLAKAVPELITGSADLTPSNNTKVAATPEIGPSSYAGRYIHWGVREHGMAAAVNGIALHGGFIPSGASFLTFSDYCRPALRLSALMGIHAIEVFTHDSIGLGEDGPTHQPVEHLAALRAIPNMLVFRPADQTETLECWQLALETKRTPSILALTRQNLPRIRDTFTSENLSAAGAYEIIPADIGEAKVSIFASGSEVSLALDARKILAGQGIATRVVSVPCMELFLAKDADTRQAIIGSAPIRIAVEAAVREGWDAIIGDDGIFIGMSGFGASAPYKDLYQYFKITPEAVAEAAVRRCNG, from the coding sequence ATGGCCAATGCCATTCGCGCGCTCGCCATGGACGCGGTGGAGAAAGCAAAATCCGGGCATCCCGGCCTACCTATGGGCGCCGCCGATATCGCCACCGTGCTGTTCACCAAGGTGCTGAAATATGACGCCGGCGCCACTGACTGGCCGGACCGGGACCGTTTTGTTCTGTCCGCCGGACACGGCTCGATGTTGCTTTACGCCCTGCTCTATCTGACCGGCGAACCCAGCATGACCGTCGATCAGCTGCAACACTTCCGTCAGCTAGGATCGATAACGCCGGGCCACCCCGAATACCATCATACCCGAGGCGTCGAGACGACCACGGGACCGCTTGGCCAAGGCCTTGCGACCTCGGTTGGCATGGCGCTCGCCGAACGCATGCTGAATGCCGAGTTTGGCGATATCGTCAATCACCACACCTATGTCCTTGTCTCCGACGGGGATTTGATGGAGGGCATCAGCCAGGAAGCCATCGCGATCGCAGGCCATCTCAAGTTGAACCGGCTGATCGTCTTTCATGACGAAAATCACGTCTCGATCGACGGTCCCTTGTCGCTGGCCGATTCCGTCGATCAGGTGAAGCGGTTCCAGGCCTGCAACTGGAACGCCGTCCGCATCGACGGGCATGACCCGGCCGCGATTCTGCGCGCGATCCGTAAAGCGCAGAAGTCGGACTTGCCGACCTTGATCGCTTGCAAGACGATCATCGGCTTTGGCCTGCCGACGCGCGCGGGCACCTCCAAGGCACACAGCGATGCGCCGGGAGCCGAGGAGATTGCCGGAGCCCGGCGCAATCTCAATTGGCCCTATGAGCCTTTCGTGATCCCGGACCCGATCTTGGCCGCCTGGCGCAAGGCTGGCAAACGCGGCCGGGCATCCCGCAAAGCTTGGCTCGCGGCATTGCAAACCTTGCCGGCGGACAGCCGGGGGGAACTCGAGCGCCGCTGGCGCGGCGACCTCCCCGCCACTTTTGGCGAGACCGTGGAAGATTTGAAGCGCAAGCTTGCCGCGGACCCCGCCGCAGTCGCCACCCGCAAGGGTTCCCAAGCCATTCTCGAAGTTCTGGCGAAAGCTGTCCCTGAACTCATCACCGGCTCGGCCGATCTGACACCCTCGAACAACACCAAGGTCGCGGCGACGCCAGAGATCGGACCCTCGTCCTATGCCGGGCGCTATATCCATTGGGGGGTGCGCGAGCACGGCATGGCGGCCGCCGTCAATGGCATCGCCCTGCATGGCGGGTTCATTCCCTCCGGCGCGTCCTTTCTGACGTTTAGCGATTACTGCAGGCCAGCCCTTCGCCTTTCCGCGCTGATGGGGATACATGCGATCGAGGTCTTCACGCATGATTCGATTGGTCTTGGCGAGGATGGGCCGACCCATCAGCCCGTCGAGCACTTGGCGGCGCTGCGCGCGATTCCCAATATGCTGGTTTTTCGTCCCGCCGACCAGACGGAGACACTCGAATGCTGGCAGCTCGCGCTGGAAACGAAGCGGACCCCCTCCATCCTCGCCCTCACGAGACAAAATCTTCCCCGCATAAGGGACACCTTCACATCAGAGAATTTGTCCGCCGCGGGCGCTTATGAAATCATCCCTGCGGACATTGGCGAAGCGAAAGTGTCCATCTTCGCCTCTGGCTCGGAAGTCTCGCTGGCGCTCGATGCACGTAAAATTTTGGCCGGACAGGGAATTGCCACGCGGGTCGTATCCGTCCCCTGCATGGAACTTTTCTTGGCGAAAGACGCCGATACCCGCCAAGCTATAATCGGCAGCGCTCCAATCCGCATCGCCGTGGAAGCCGCCGTCCGGGAAGGCTGGGATGCCATTATTGGCGACGACGGTATTTTTATCGGCATGAGCGGTTTTGGCGCCAGTGCGCCCTACAAGGACCTTTACCAATATTTCAAAATCACCCCGGAAGCCGTCGCCGAAGCCGCAGTGCGGCGTTGTAACGGTTGA
- a CDS encoding phosphoglycerate kinase: protein MTRSAPLSVFRTLDDVDVAGKRVLVRADLNVPMDDSRISDTTRIERIIVNIQEISEKKGKVILLSHLGRPKNGPDAKNSLKPVAVEIERQLGRYVAFASNCIGGVAKSAVEAMQDGDILLLENTRFHAAETKNDPAFVEALAELGDIYVNDAFSTAHRAHASTEGLAHKLPAYAGRSMQHELEMLTSMLADPKRPLAAIVGGAKVSTKFELLGNLMRRVEYLFVGGGMANTFLEANGKQIGKSLCEKKFADIARQLIADAEGANCKLVLPIDAVVATRFEANARTKVVDIDAIGEEEMILDIGPRTISQVVGLLASARTLVWNGPVGAFEVPPFHTGTLSIAKVAAQLTKVGALDTIAGGGDTIAALNQAGATQDFTYVSTAGGAFLEWLEGKRLPGVEALRLSTTAKS, encoded by the coding sequence ATGACAAGGTCGGCACCGTTGTCTGTGTTCCGGACCCTTGATGATGTGGATGTCGCAGGCAAAAGGGTGTTGGTTCGCGCCGACCTCAATGTCCCCATGGATGATTCGAGGATTTCCGATACCACGCGTATCGAACGGATCATCGTCAACATCCAGGAGATTTCGGAAAAAAAGGGGAAGGTCATTCTCCTGTCGCATCTTGGCCGGCCCAAGAACGGACCCGATGCGAAGAATTCGCTGAAGCCCGTCGCGGTCGAGATCGAACGCCAGCTCGGACGCTACGTCGCCTTTGCCTCCAACTGCATCGGCGGGGTGGCGAAGAGCGCCGTTGAAGCGATGCAGGACGGCGATATTCTGTTGCTCGAAAATACGCGCTTTCACGCCGCCGAGACCAAGAACGATCCGGCCTTTGTCGAGGCCCTGGCGGAGCTTGGCGACATTTACGTCAATGATGCGTTTTCCACAGCGCATCGCGCACACGCCTCGACGGAGGGCTTGGCGCATAAGCTCCCAGCCTATGCTGGACGCTCGATGCAGCACGAGCTTGAAATGCTCACCAGCATGCTGGCGGACCCCAAGCGGCCACTTGCGGCGATTGTCGGTGGCGCCAAGGTCTCGACCAAATTCGAGTTGCTCGGCAATCTCATGCGGCGAGTCGAGTATTTGTTCGTCGGCGGTGGCATGGCCAACACTTTCCTTGAGGCGAACGGCAAACAGATCGGCAAATCGCTTTGTGAAAAAAAATTCGCCGACATCGCACGCCAGCTGATCGCCGATGCCGAAGGCGCCAATTGCAAACTCGTACTGCCCATCGACGCCGTCGTCGCGACAAGGTTCGAAGCCAATGCGCGCACCAAAGTTGTCGACATCGATGCGATCGGCGAGGAAGAAATGATCCTCGACATCGGGCCGCGCACCATCTCGCAGGTCGTCGGCCTTCTCGCTTCAGCGCGGACGCTCGTTTGGAACGGCCCCGTCGGCGCGTTCGAGGTTCCGCCTTTCCACACCGGGACCCTCTCGATCGCCAAGGTCGCAGCGCAGCTCACCAAGGTCGGTGCGTTGGATACCATCGCGGGCGGCGGCGACACCATCGCGGCCTTGAACCAAGCCGGGGCGACGCAGGACTTCACCTACGTTTCGACAGCCGGCGGCGCTTTTCTCGAATGGCTGGAGGGCAAGCGGCTGCCAGGCGTCGAGGCGCTGCGCTTGTCCACGACCGCGAAAAGCTGA
- a CDS encoding cell division protein ZapA codes for MAQLAITIAGKVYRVACDEGEEARLGDLAQLVDAKISGMRTRFGEIGDQRLTIMAAITLADEWSEVNDRVRELEAEIARLKGHPAAAPEWAEKVAVSLGDAAQRIERVVQELNDSSRE; via the coding sequence ATGGCGCAATTGGCGATCACAATCGCGGGTAAGGTTTACCGGGTGGCCTGCGACGAAGGGGAGGAAGCCCGGCTTGGCGACCTCGCGCAATTGGTCGATGCCAAGATTTCCGGGATGCGGACGCGTTTCGGCGAAATCGGCGACCAGCGCCTGACCATTATGGCGGCGATCACCCTCGCGGATGAATGGTCGGAAGTGAACGATCGCGTCCGCGAGCTCGAAGCTGAAATCGCGCGGCTTAAAGGGCACCCGGCCGCCGCCCCGGAATGGGCGGAGAAAGTCGCGGTTTCGCTTGGCGATGCCGCGCAGCGGATCGAGCGGGTCGTCCAGGAATTGAACGATTCGAGCAGGGAGTAA
- a CDS encoding DUF4164 family protein — translation MLRSFNDKGARMQDAAATSKPPDRLDAALRRLAAALDKLEAAGERRAKADLARGNLEEELAVLQDDRARLAVELDGAIARSKSLEAANEEVGRRLHRASAEIRAVLSGAAAREA, via the coding sequence ATGCTTCGATCATTCAACGATAAGGGCGCTCGCATGCAAGACGCCGCCGCGACAAGCAAACCGCCGGACCGCCTCGACGCCGCGCTGAGACGTCTTGCCGCCGCCCTTGATAAGCTCGAAGCGGCGGGTGAACGGCGGGCCAAAGCGGATTTGGCGCGCGGCAATCTCGAGGAAGAGCTTGCCGTTCTCCAAGACGACCGCGCGCGGCTCGCCGTCGAACTTGACGGCGCGATCGCGCGGTCGAAATCTTTGGAAGCCGCAAATGAAGAAGTTGGCCGCCGGCTGCATCGTGCGAGTGCTGAAATCAGAGCGGTTCTGTCCGGGGCTGCCGCTCGCGAGGCGTAA
- the amoB gene encoding bacterial ammonia monooxygenase, subunit AmoB, producing the protein MKTTMFDLLARHAKRQAGRLWALGLAAGLAVTMVATGPADAHGEKSQAAFLRMRTLNWYDLKWSKTSVQVNEEYEITGKLHIMNAWPAAVRIPERAFVNTGQPGAVANREGVWVGGTFTPRSMMLKVGETYEFRVLLRARRPGHWHTHVQLSVETGGPIPGPGQYIDIKGNFNDFTDPVKLLNGTTVDIETYQLGRIYLWHLLWAVAAVAWMAYWFSKRGLIGRFVAVASGQAEDVIITPQERIVGAVSLAAVLGTVIIFYAITASSYPNTIPLQAGDFHNIQALAGEVDSGPLKIKYLGGSYKVPGRELVANFKITNEGKEPVRIGEFNTAGLRFLNPDVFTTKVDYPDYLLAERGLTLSDNSPIQPGETKDITVTVQDARWDTERLSGLAYDVDSSFAGVLFFYTSSGTRYPMEVGGPVIPTFLPV; encoded by the coding sequence ATGAAAACAACTATGTTTGATCTACTGGCGCGGCACGCGAAGCGCCAAGCGGGGAGGCTTTGGGCCCTCGGTTTGGCTGCCGGACTCGCCGTGACGATGGTAGCCACTGGCCCGGCCGACGCCCATGGCGAGAAATCGCAAGCGGCGTTCCTCCGGATGCGGACGTTGAACTGGTATGATTTGAAATGGTCGAAGACCAGCGTTCAGGTCAACGAAGAGTATGAAATCACCGGCAAGCTTCACATCATGAACGCTTGGCCGGCGGCGGTCCGGATTCCGGAGCGCGCGTTTGTTAACACCGGGCAGCCCGGCGCCGTCGCTAACCGCGAAGGTGTTTGGGTCGGCGGAACGTTTACGCCTCGTTCGATGATGCTTAAGGTTGGTGAAACCTACGAGTTCCGGGTCCTTCTCAGAGCCCGGCGCCCTGGCCACTGGCATACTCACGTCCAATTGAGCGTCGAGACCGGCGGCCCGATTCCTGGACCGGGTCAATATATCGACATCAAGGGCAATTTTAACGACTTCACCGATCCGGTGAAATTGTTGAATGGCACCACGGTCGATATCGAGACCTACCAGCTGGGCCGCATTTATCTGTGGCATCTCCTTTGGGCCGTCGCCGCCGTTGCGTGGATGGCCTATTGGTTCAGCAAGCGTGGCTTGATCGGCCGCTTCGTCGCGGTCGCATCCGGACAGGCGGAAGATGTGATCATCACGCCTCAGGAGCGCATCGTCGGGGCAGTCAGCCTCGCCGCGGTTCTTGGTACGGTTATCATCTTCTATGCAATCACGGCGAGCAGCTATCCGAATACGATTCCGCTGCAGGCTGGTGATTTCCACAATATCCAGGCTCTCGCGGGTGAAGTAGACTCGGGACCGCTTAAGATCAAATATTTGGGTGGATCCTATAAGGTGCCAGGCCGTGAGTTGGTGGCCAATTTCAAGATCACCAACGAAGGCAAGGAACCGGTCCGGATCGGCGAATTCAATACCGCTGGTCTTCGCTTCTTGAACCCTGATGTTTTCACCACCAAGGTCGACTACCCAGACTATCTGTTGGCGGAACGCGGTCTGACGCTGAGCGATAACTCTCCGATTCAGCCCGGCGAAACCAAGGATATCACCGTCACCGTTCAGGATGCGCGGTGGGATACGGAACGTCTTTCGGGTCTTGCCTATGACGTCGATAGCTCGTTTGCTGGCGTGTTGTTCTTCTACACGTCAAGTGGAACGCGGTATCCGATGGAAGTCGGCGGCCCAGTCATTCCGACCTTCTTGCCCGTCTAA
- the gap gene encoding type I glyceraldehyde-3-phosphate dehydrogenase: MAIRVAINGFGRIGRNVLRAIAESHRTDIQIVAINDLGPVETNAHLLRYDSVHGRFPGTVTVTKDSIDCGTGPIKVTAIRDPHELPHKELNIDIALECTGLFTSRDKAAAHLKAGAKRVLISAPGDNADLTVVFGVNHDKLTKDHLIVSNASCTTNCLAPVAKVLNDAIGIETGFMTTIHSYTGDQPTLDTMHKDLYRARAAALSMIPTTTGAARAVGLVLPELNGKLDGAAIRVPTPNVSVVDFKFVAKRKTTPDEIKDAVRCASEQQLKGVLTFTDSPNVSSDFNHDPHSSIFHMDQTKVMGDTLVRVMSWYDNEWGFSHRMVDVAVAMGKLL; this comes from the coding sequence ATGGCGATTAGAGTCGCTATCAACGGATTTGGACGTATCGGCCGGAATGTTTTGCGCGCGATCGCTGAATCGCACCGCACGGACATCCAGATTGTCGCGATCAACGATCTCGGGCCTGTCGAGACCAACGCTCATTTGCTGCGGTACGATTCCGTGCATGGCCGGTTTCCCGGCACCGTCACGGTCACCAAGGATTCGATTGATTGTGGAACCGGGCCGATCAAGGTGACCGCGATCCGCGATCCGCATGAATTGCCCCATAAAGAGCTCAATATCGATATCGCCCTCGAATGCACCGGGCTCTTCACGTCAAGGGACAAGGCCGCCGCGCATCTGAAGGCGGGCGCCAAGCGCGTTCTCATTTCGGCGCCAGGCGACAACGCCGATTTGACGGTCGTCTTTGGGGTCAATCACGACAAGCTGACCAAGGATCATCTGATCGTCTCCAATGCCTCCTGTACGACGAATTGCCTGGCGCCGGTGGCCAAGGTTCTCAATGATGCCATCGGTATCGAGACCGGTTTCATGACGACCATCCATTCCTATACCGGCGATCAGCCGACGCTCGATACGATGCACAAGGACCTCTATCGTGCTCGCGCCGCCGCGCTTTCGATGATCCCGACAACGACCGGCGCCGCGCGCGCCGTCGGCCTCGTCTTGCCCGAACTGAATGGCAAGCTCGATGGCGCGGCGATCCGCGTGCCGACCCCTAATGTCTCCGTCGTCGATTTCAAATTCGTCGCCAAGCGCAAGACAACGCCTGATGAAATCAAGGACGCTGTCAGATGCGCATCGGAACAGCAATTGAAGGGTGTTCTCACCTTCACGGACAGCCCGAATGTATCCTCGGATTTCAATCATGATCCGCATTCGTCCATCTTCCACATGGATCAGACTAAGGTGATGGGAGACACACTCGTGCGCGTAATGTCCTGGTATGATAATGAATGGGGATTCTCGCATCGCATGGTCGATGTCGCCGTGGCGATGGGGAAGCTCCTATGA